In Halorhabdus rudnickae, the genomic stretch TCTTCTCCTTCATTCCGGCTGCGCCCCTTCCCCTGCCCCCGGTCGGGATCGGTTGGATTCGAGCTCACGAATCCATACTCCGTTATCGGGACGTGTTTCCCCACCTAGAAATACTTACGGGGATTTGGAAGGGGAGAATCGCATCTCTCACGGTGGAGGATATCAATGAGTATGAAACTGATGAAAAGAATACTGTTTGTGTCTGTGAAGTTCGAAAACGCGGGCGAAGGGGCTCCTCAAGGGAGTTACGAGCATGAAAGGGACGGACAGGAGTTGTCAGCGTTGTGTTAGGAGGTCACTACGATGGCAACTAGGTCCGTCCCATCTCATTGTAATCCCCTGGGGGTATAAAAATGTGAACTATGTCTGCAAGCGGATTTGATCTCCTGCCGCTCCATGATAGTCAGGCCATTCACTCTGCTTGTTGATAGCTGTTCGTCCGGATTACTGATGTAACCCATCTTGTGACCCCCGTGTACCACCTCATTGGTACGGATCAATCTTAATTTTTACGGGTTAAAATAGTATATTCTGCGGAGTTAGTGGTTCAGGTCAGCTTCAATATGCACGTCTTGAACCCCGCCACGTCGACCGATCTCGTAGGTCAGTGTCCACTTCCGGAAGCTAGTATGGTAGCCGTCCACTTTCCTGTTCCAGTAGGAGGTATCCATGATCTCAGACAGCCGATCGCTAATCTCAGAGGGGACCGTCTGTTTGCGGGAATAGCTTTTCTGCCGCGTTCGGAGGTCGAAACGGACCCTTCTGAATCGCCGCTTCTCGTCGGCTTCTTGGATCCGCTCGCGGTGGAGCTCGAGATACGTACTCGGAGCAACATTGTATCGAGTCGGTCCACGCCCGCCACTATCACGCCTCATCCCGGACGGTAGCTCCGAGCGTGGAATCTTCCCATCGACGCGACCGAGCCCGAGCAATCGCTCGGCCTCAGACTGTGAGATGGATGGGTTCTTGACCCAGTTAGGGACCTTCCCCTCTTTGAAATCAGTCACGTAGCCGTACAACGGTCGGACCAGATCGTCACCAAATTCGTCGTAGCTGTGGTGAGTATGTCCCATCGTGTGACCTCCTTACGCATCTAATCCATAGAGCGAGTATATAATAAGTGTTTCGGTAGTGTTTAGGTTTGGTATACACATACTAAATCGGATCCATCTGTAAAACCTAATTACTCGCGAAATCTTTATGACAAAAGCGCTCTTATGGGTGTATAGGAGGAACTACGATGGCGGCCAGCGAAACCACGGAGGGAGACAGCCCGATTCAGGAGGGAGAGGGGAGTGTAGATATCGTCCTGCCAGACGGACGGTATACTTACGTGGGGGAAGATGGAGAGGGGTGGCACCACCATTACGACAGCGGTGAGAACATCGTCTATGTGACGTCAAAGCCGGCCCTTGGCTTGTAACAAATATTACACAATCCCACTATAAGAGGGGTTGTATTTACTTGAAATCGACGCCCGTGAGCGGGGAGTGTCGGGTGTGACGGCCCACTGTCCTCACTGTGGGGAACCCGTCACGTTGGTTTCGATCAGTACGCTCGTCGCGCGCGAAGTGCAGGAGTGTGGGTGTAGCGTGGATCCGGAGTTGATCGGCCCTGCGTAAGGCTGGATACGCCATTCAGTAGTGATCACGCCTGAGTCTCGAATCCTCATGGTTGGAATGGCGAACTGGCGAAATTCATATAATGTATGAACACCAATTCTCAGGTACACCGATGTCCCGGACGACTGCCACGATCCCCGACGACCTCACCGACCTGATGGAGGGGGCCGTCGACGCCGGCGTCTTCGAGAACAAGAGCGACGCGATCCGGCACGTCCTTCGGGAATACTTCGAAGAACATCCGAACGAACGCGTCGCAGCAGCGATCGCGCTGTACGAGCGTGGTGACGTCACACTCGGGACGGCAGCGCGGTTGGCCG encodes the following:
- a CDS encoding UPF0175 family protein, coding for MSRTTATIPDDLTDLMEGAVDAGVFENKSDAIRHVLREYFEEHPNERVAAAIALYERGDVTLGTAARLADCNRFEMRDRLREEGVDLRVGPEDMADARDEIETARNLE